A portion of the Polaribacter cellanae genome contains these proteins:
- a CDS encoding universal stress protein, with translation MKKIVVPVDFSNHSEHALKTATQLAKKTNASIIALHMLDLQEVNLAESPSYQQEKAVFFLKLAEKRFKEFLEKDYLEEVNVVPIIKHYKVFSEVNVVAKEVNADLIIMGSHGVSGLKEFFMGSNTEKVVRYSEVPVLVIKKELHDVSFKDVVFATDFSEKSIPAFKKMLKTLELFNAKKHILYVNLPNENFKTTPEMDALAYHFLMEAEGNVDRLINTNFVCARSIEDGILNFSNAVGADLIATATHGRKGLSHIFSGSISEDLTNHATLPIMTFKI, from the coding sequence ATGAAAAAAATAGTTGTACCTGTAGATTTTTCAAATCACTCAGAACACGCGTTAAAAACCGCAACGCAATTGGCAAAAAAAACAAATGCATCTATAATTGCATTGCATATGTTAGATTTACAAGAAGTTAATTTGGCGGAAAGCCCAAGTTATCAGCAAGAAAAAGCAGTTTTCTTTTTAAAATTAGCAGAAAAAAGATTTAAAGAGTTTTTAGAAAAAGACTATTTAGAAGAGGTAAATGTAGTGCCAATTATAAAACATTACAAAGTTTTTAGTGAAGTAAATGTAGTTGCCAAAGAAGTAAATGCCGATTTAATTATTATGGGATCTCATGGAGTTAGCGGTTTAAAAGAGTTTTTTATGGGCTCGAATACAGAAAAAGTAGTTCGTTATTCCGAAGTTCCTGTTTTGGTAATTAAAAAAGAACTACATGATGTAAGCTTTAAAGATGTTGTGTTTGCGACAGATTTTTCTGAAAAATCAATCCCTGCATTTAAAAAAATGCTTAAAACTTTAGAATTATTTAATGCAAAAAAGCATATTTTGTACGTAAATTTACCAAACGAAAATTTTAAAACAACTCCAGAAATGGATGCCTTGGCGTATCATTTTTTAATGGAAGCAGAAGGAAATGTAGATCGATTAATAAACACAAATTTTGTGTGCGCAAGGTCTATAGAAGATGGAATTTTAAATTTTTCGAATGCAGTTGGTGCAGATTTAATAGCAACAGCAACACATGGTAGAAAAGGATTGTCGCATATTTTTTCTGGAAGTATTTCCGAAGATTTAACCAACCATGCTACCTTACCAATTATGACTTTTAAAATT
- a CDS encoding NAD(P)/FAD-dependent oxidoreductase: MEHIVIIGNGISGVTVARHIRKNSDKKITIVSAEHKYFFSRTALMYIYMGHMKFEHTQPYENWFWEKNNIELKKGYVAKVDTENKNLEFSNGTSLTYSKLIIATGSKPNKFGWPGQDLEGVMGMYHKQDLEKLEKHAPDNKTCKRAVIVGGGLIGIELAEMLRSRDIPVTFLVREDSFWNGVLPAQESKMINNHIKEHHIDLRLSTNLKEIKSDKLGKVSSVIIEETGEEIFCNVVGLTAGVTPNIDFLKDSTIETKKGVLVNRFLETNIKDIYAIGDCAEQHEAIGQRRNIEAVWYTGRMMGEALAQTICGNKTAYKPGHWFNSAKFLDIEYQTYGWVFSEKNKQENEAYFQWKHPKEHKCITISFDKNSNKFLGINTFGIRMRHEIFDKWLTENKSIEYVLEYLRDANFDPEFYKLHEAEILKKFNKENNTNIQLKNKSWKRIFSKSN, encoded by the coding sequence ATGGAACATATCGTTATTATTGGTAATGGAATTTCTGGTGTAACTGTAGCCAGACACATTAGAAAAAATTCTGATAAAAAAATTACCATTGTCTCTGCTGAGCATAAATACTTTTTTTCTAGAACAGCACTCATGTACATATATATGGGGCACATGAAGTTCGAACATACACAACCTTACGAAAATTGGTTTTGGGAAAAGAATAATATTGAATTAAAGAAAGGTTATGTTGCAAAAGTAGATACTGAAAACAAAAATTTAGAATTCTCGAACGGAACTTCTTTAACGTATTCTAAACTAATTATTGCAACTGGTTCTAAACCAAATAAATTTGGTTGGCCTGGGCAAGATTTAGAAGGAGTTATGGGAATGTATCATAAACAAGATTTAGAAAAGTTAGAAAAACATGCGCCAGATAATAAAACCTGTAAAAGAGCTGTAATTGTTGGAGGTGGATTAATTGGAATAGAATTGGCAGAAATGCTAAGAAGTAGAGATATTCCTGTTACTTTTTTAGTTCGTGAAGATAGTTTTTGGAATGGGGTTTTACCTGCACAAGAATCTAAAATGATTAACAATCATATAAAAGAACATCATATAGATTTACGTTTAAGCACCAATTTAAAAGAAATAAAATCCGATAAATTAGGCAAAGTAAGTTCTGTAATTATCGAAGAAACTGGCGAAGAAATATTTTGTAATGTAGTGGGGTTAACTGCTGGAGTTACACCAAATATCGACTTTTTAAAAGACAGTACTATCGAAACTAAAAAAGGGGTTTTAGTAAACCGTTTTTTAGAAACAAATATTAAAGATATTTATGCCATTGGCGACTGTGCAGAGCAACACGAAGCAATTGGACAAAGAAGAAATATTGAAGCGGTTTGGTACACAGGAAGAATGATGGGAGAAGCACTTGCACAAACCATTTGTGGAAATAAAACAGCATACAAACCCGGGCATTGGTTTAATTCAGCAAAATTCTTAGATATCGAATACCAAACGTATGGTTGGGTTTTTAGTGAAAAAAATAAACAAGAAAACGAAGCATATTTTCAATGGAAACATCCAAAAGAGCATAAATGTATTACCATTTCTTTTGATAAAAATTCTAATAAATTTTTAGGAATAAATACTTTCGGAATTCGAATGCGCCACGAAATTTTCGACAAATGGTTAACCGAAAACAAATCTATAGAATATGTTTTAGAATATTTAAGAGATGCTAATTTCGATCCAGAATTTTACAAACTACATGAAGCTGAAATTCTTAAAAAATTCAACAAAGAAAACAACACTAACATTCAATTGAAAAATAAAAGTTGGAAACGAATTTTTAGTAAAAGTAATTAA
- a CDS encoding glycoside hydrolase family 113, whose translation MKTKNFLLLLLIPFCFSCSRSQTKKINGVSFVASRDTIQQAHINPVLKVQSNYVALMPFGFIRELSIPKIMHNTKRQWFGETKNGLLQYAKEFKKQGIKIMIKPHIWVYHGEFTGDIKMTSEENWAILENSYLEFILTYAKVAEKLEASILCIGTELEQFVINRPDYWQKIIKEIRKVYKGKLTYAANWDEFKRVPFWSELDFIGVDAYFPLTDKKSPTVADFEKGWKPHKEEIKQVQKQFNKPVLFTEFGYRSVDFSGKEPWNSNRVVESINLQAQVNGLQAIHNQFWQEDWFAGGFVWKWFHSHDRVGGEKNNRFTPQNKPAEELLRKLYSQ comes from the coding sequence ATGAAAACAAAAAACTTCCTTTTACTTCTTTTAATACCATTCTGTTTTTCCTGTAGTAGAAGCCAAACTAAAAAAATTAACGGAGTAAGTTTTGTAGCATCAAGAGATACTATACAACAAGCACATATAAACCCTGTACTAAAGGTACAAAGCAATTACGTTGCTTTGATGCCTTTTGGTTTTATTAGAGAGTTGTCTATACCTAAAATTATGCATAATACAAAAAGGCAATGGTTTGGAGAAACCAAAAATGGTTTGTTACAATATGCTAAAGAATTTAAAAAGCAAGGCATAAAAATAATGATAAAACCACATATTTGGGTATATCATGGAGAGTTTACTGGAGATATAAAAATGACTTCCGAAGAAAATTGGGCGATTTTAGAAAACTCGTATTTAGAATTTATTTTAACCTACGCAAAAGTTGCAGAAAAGTTAGAAGCTTCTATTTTATGTATAGGAACTGAATTAGAGCAATTTGTAATAAATAGACCCGATTACTGGCAAAAAATAATCAAAGAAATTAGAAAAGTTTACAAAGGAAAACTAACGTATGCAGCAAATTGGGATGAATTTAAAAGAGTGCCTTTTTGGAGTGAATTAGATTTTATTGGAGTAGATGCTTATTTTCCATTAACAGATAAAAAATCGCCAACAGTTGCAGATTTCGAGAAAGGTTGGAAACCACATAAAGAGGAAATTAAACAAGTACAGAAACAATTTAATAAACCAGTTTTATTTACTGAATTTGGGTATAGAAGTGTCGATTTTTCTGGAAAAGAACCTTGGAATTCCAATAGAGTAGTGGAAAGTATAAATTTGCAGGCACAAGTAAATGGATTGCAAGCAATACACAACCAATTTTGGCAAGAAGATTGGTTTGCAGGTGGTTTTGTTTGGAAATGGTTTCATAGTCACGATCGAGTTGGAGGAGAAAAAAATAATCGTTTTACACCACAAAATAAACCAGCAGAAGAATTGTTGAGAAAATTATATTCCCAATAA
- a CDS encoding 4Fe-4S binding protein: MKIIKNLGLIIFLTGLAIFIGTIFSGSFNLKQAELDSFLKEKNYKSTLIKDALQEAVVTDKKLNIFEFSSRVRKAYQKSNDYYDKQIAKYEAEKNWDKKGEQYQYKINGKPHTLSFNLAKKAGKGFVTENPGLAWFLTFGLGILGALLFILPNLILLGKPGIKNDGIYHESATNRGFIAWMVLIFLVSFYLVLYFFADYVVNWTFILDPISQFLAGRPASQWFVYGFLYCTVMLTMGVRMFIKYRHNKYQIVRTISVLFFQIVFAFLIPEIMASLQMPEYDFKNAFPLDYDFFFEWNLKSLTETGGIGIFILVWGIVLTLVIVPVMVYFFGKRWYCSWVCGCGGLAETLGDPYRQHSNKSLNAWKLERWLIHSVLVFSLVMTLVTLYCYFTGAQSFLGINSQWIKDSYSFLIGAWFAGVIGTGFYPIFGNRVWCRFGCPLAAYLGLVQRFKSRFRITTNGGQCISCGNCSTYCEQGIDVRAYAQKGENIVRASCVGCGVCSAVCPRGVLKLENGPEDGRINPTEILLGNDVDLMQLVNKK, encoded by the coding sequence TTGAAAATCATAAAAAATTTAGGTCTAATTATCTTTTTAACAGGATTGGCCATATTTATAGGAACAATTTTTTCGGGTTCATTTAACTTAAAACAAGCCGAATTAGATTCTTTTTTAAAGGAAAAAAATTACAAAAGCACACTAATTAAAGATGCATTACAGGAAGCTGTTGTTACAGATAAAAAACTAAATATCTTCGAGTTTTCGAGTCGCGTTCGAAAAGCATATCAAAAATCGAATGATTATTACGATAAACAAATTGCAAAATACGAAGCAGAAAAAAATTGGGATAAAAAAGGGGAACAATATCAATATAAAATAAATGGAAAACCACACACCCTAAGCTTTAATTTGGCAAAAAAAGCAGGTAAAGGCTTTGTCACAGAAAACCCTGGTTTGGCTTGGTTTTTAACTTTTGGTTTGGGAATTCTTGGTGCATTGTTATTTATTCTTCCCAACTTAATTTTGTTGGGCAAACCTGGTATTAAAAACGATGGAATTTACCACGAATCTGCAACCAACAGAGGCTTTATTGCGTGGATGGTGCTTATCTTTTTAGTTTCCTTTTATTTGGTGTTATATTTCTTTGCAGATTATGTTGTAAACTGGACGTTTATTTTAGACCCAATAAGTCAGTTTTTGGCTGGCAGACCTGCCAGCCAATGGTTTGTTTATGGTTTTTTATATTGTACAGTTATGCTAACTATGGGTGTACGAATGTTTATAAAATACAGGCATAATAAATATCAAATTGTAAGAACTATTTCTGTCTTATTTTTTCAAATTGTGTTTGCTTTTTTAATTCCAGAAATTATGGCAAGCCTTCAAATGCCAGAATATGATTTTAAAAATGCTTTTCCTTTAGATTATGATTTTTTCTTTGAATGGAACCTTAAAAGTTTAACAGAAACTGGCGGAATTGGAATTTTCATCTTGGTTTGGGGAATCGTTTTAACCTTAGTAATTGTGCCAGTTATGGTGTATTTCTTCGGAAAACGTTGGTATTGTTCTTGGGTTTGTGGTTGTGGTGGTTTGGCTGAAACTTTAGGAGATCCTTATAGACAGCATTCCAACAAAAGTTTAAATGCTTGGAAGCTGGAAAGATGGTTAATTCATTCTGTTTTAGTTTTCTCTTTGGTAATGACTTTAGTAACACTTTATTGTTATTTTACAGGAGCACAATCGTTTTTAGGAATAAATTCTCAATGGATTAAAGACAGTTATAGTTTCTTAATTGGTGCTTGGTTCGCTGGGGTTATTGGAACCGGTTTTTATCCAATTTTCGGTAACAGAGTTTGGTGTCGTTTTGGATGCCCTTTAGCCGCCTATTTGGGTTTGGTACAACGTTTTAAATCGAGATTTAGAATTACCACAAATGGCGGCCAATGTATTTCGTGTGGAAATTGTTCTACATATTGCGAACAAGGAATTGATGTGAGAGCCTATGCACAAAAAGGAGAAAATATTGTAAGAGCCAGTTGTGTGGGTTGTGGAGTTTGTTCTGCAGTTTGTCCAAGAGGGGTTTTAAAATTAGAAAATGGTCCTGAAGATGGAAGAATAAATCCAACAGAAATTTTACTTGGAAATGATGTAGATTTAATGCAATTGGTGAATAAAAAATAA
- a CDS encoding glycosyltransferase family 2 protein: MNLKIKVIIPAYNEQDSIGNVIKDIPKNVQEIIVISNNSTDNTKENAYNAGATVLSEDRKGYGYACLKGIEYIANQEIKPDIVVFLDGDYSDYPEQLTEIISPIINKNIDFVIGARAKYLRENGAMTPQQVFGNWLATFLMKIFFGAKFTDLGPFRAIKYNKLLALNMEDKTYGWTVEMQLKVLKHKMSYVEIPVKYRNRIGVSKVSGTIKGSIMAGIKILGWIFKYSFK; encoded by the coding sequence ATGAATTTAAAAATTAAAGTAATAATTCCTGCTTATAACGAGCAAGATTCCATTGGAAATGTTATAAAAGATATTCCTAAAAACGTACAAGAAATTATTGTTATTAGTAATAATTCTACAGATAATACAAAAGAAAATGCCTACAATGCTGGTGCAACTGTTTTATCTGAAGATAGAAAAGGCTATGGTTATGCTTGTTTAAAAGGAATAGAATATATTGCAAACCAAGAAATAAAACCAGACATTGTTGTTTTTTTAGATGGCGATTATTCCGATTATCCAGAACAATTAACAGAAATTATATCTCCTATTATTAATAAAAATATCGATTTTGTAATTGGTGCTCGTGCAAAATATCTTCGTGAAAATGGTGCTATGACTCCACAACAAGTTTTTGGAAATTGGTTAGCAACTTTTTTAATGAAAATATTTTTTGGAGCAAAATTTACAGATTTAGGCCCTTTTAGAGCGATTAAATATAATAAATTGCTAGCCTTAAATATGGAAGATAAAACCTATGGCTGGACCGTGGAAATGCAATTAAAAGTATTAAAGCATAAAATGTCTTACGTAGAAATTCCTGTAAAATACAGAAACAGAATTGGCGTTTCTAAGGTTTCTGGAACCATAAAAGGAAGTATTATGGCCGGAATTAAAATTTTAGGTTGGATTTTTAAATATAGTTTCAAGTAA
- a CDS encoding toxin-antitoxin system YwqK family antitoxin has product MFLKYMTVLFFLTTTNQKEFVKNHDEKGNLKSAGWILNEQKVDFWTFYYTNGNIEKKGHFNYDKKTGYWYFYAKNNKLLKEGSYINNKASNWWIFYDKDTKTKIQYKNGKKDGYSLIYYKNRLKKTERYKSNKKIGEWTSYFSFKRDNPNTKF; this is encoded by the coding sequence ATGTTTCTAAAATATATGACCGTTTTATTTTTCTTAACAACCACAAACCAAAAAGAATTTGTTAAAAATCATGATGAAAAAGGCAATTTAAAATCTGCAGGATGGATACTAAATGAGCAAAAAGTAGATTTTTGGACTTTTTATTACACAAATGGAAATATAGAAAAAAAAGGTCATTTTAATTATGATAAAAAAACAGGTTATTGGTACTTTTACGCAAAAAATAATAAACTACTTAAAGAAGGTAGTTATATAAATAATAAAGCTAGTAATTGGTGGATTTTTTACGATAAAGACACAAAGACAAAAATTCAGTATAAGAATGGTAAAAAAGATGGATATTCTTTAATTTATTATAAAAATCGTCTAAAAAAAACCGAACGTTACAAGTCTAATAAAAAAATTGGAGAATGGACTTCTTATTTTAGTTTTAAGAGAGACAACCCAAACACAAAATTTTAA
- a CDS encoding fasciclin domain-containing protein, which produces MKNLYILKYTLISIITISFLYSCETASSYEDELPSIANIAVSNADFSTLETAAVAGGVVGDLSNSNPDDPSGAYTVFAPTNGAFARLGLNSETLGVLQKSFLKNTLLYHVSNGNLKGSSISNGGSSISALAVDRRFITRGNDTYINGSKILATDVMASNGTVHVIDKVMIASGADIVQTAIALQTAKVFTNPELTYLVEAVIYAELVDALTASNGSSSFTVFAPTDKAFVELGVALGLTFEKPADIRQLPKETVQKVLLNHVIANDGKFTSELNAGTVTTLSGDDLTLGAFTNGTLTVTGVGNGGNVANMGIPDVQTTNGIVHVIDRVLLPNL; this is translated from the coding sequence ATGAAAAATTTATATATTTTAAAATACACGCTAATTTCTATCATTACAATTAGCTTTTTATATTCATGCGAAACAGCCTCTAGTTACGAGGACGAATTACCTTCAATTGCAAATATTGCAGTTTCTAATGCCGATTTTAGCACACTAGAAACAGCAGCAGTTGCAGGAGGCGTTGTTGGAGATCTAAGTAACTCTAACCCAGATGATCCAAGTGGAGCTTATACAGTTTTTGCACCTACGAATGGTGCATTTGCAAGGTTAGGATTAAATAGTGAAACACTTGGTGTGCTTCAAAAATCGTTTTTAAAGAATACATTATTATATCATGTTTCTAATGGAAATTTAAAAGGGAGCTCTATTAGTAATGGAGGATCTTCTATATCTGCGCTTGCAGTAGACAGACGTTTTATTACTCGTGGAAACGATACTTACATTAACGGATCGAAAATTCTTGCTACAGATGTTATGGCAAGTAATGGTACTGTTCATGTAATTGATAAAGTAATGATTGCAAGTGGAGCAGATATTGTTCAAACAGCAATCGCATTACAAACAGCGAAAGTATTTACAAATCCAGAATTAACTTATTTGGTAGAAGCAGTAATTTATGCAGAGTTAGTAGATGCACTTACAGCTTCAAATGGAAGTTCTTCTTTTACAGTGTTTGCGCCAACTGATAAAGCTTTTGTAGAATTAGGAGTGGCACTTGGTTTAACATTCGAAAAGCCAGCAGATATTCGTCAATTACCAAAAGAAACAGTGCAAAAAGTGCTTTTAAACCACGTAATTGCAAATGATGGGAAATTTACATCAGAATTAAACGCAGGTACAGTAACTACTTTAAGTGGAGACGATTTAACTTTAGGGGCTTTTACAAATGGAACTCTTACTGTTACAGGTGTTGGAAATGGAGGTAACGTTGCAAATATGGGAATACCAGATGTGCAAACAACCAATGGTATTGTACACGTTATCGATAGAGTGTTATTGCCAAACTTATAA